The following proteins are co-located in the Diaphorobacter sp. HDW4B genome:
- a CDS encoding IS3 family transposase (programmed frameshift), whose protein sequence is MSNQRYPQEFKTEAVKQITERGHKVADVSARLGVSQHSLYQWIKAQGTPAHDRPAQVSQTEELRRLKAELKRVTEERDILKKGRSVLCQAVRVKYAFIKRHEGEYSIRRLCKVMAVHPSGYYAWKAQPMSLRAKDDQRLLGLLKHAWLESGGVYGYRKLTMDMRDLGESCGKHRVARLLKIEGLRSQTGYKRRAGMRGGKPAIVAPNHLQRRFAAAEPNQAWVTDITYIRTHEGWLYLAVVVDLFSRQVVGWSMGSRIDTGLVLDALLMALWRRRPKLPVMVHSDQGSQFTGHDWQGFLRDHNLVSSMSRRGNCHDNAVAESFFQLLKRERIRRQIYPTRDEARADVFNYIEMFYNPKRRHGTAGDISPVEFERRHSQRLNSV, encoded by the exons ATGAGTAACCAAAGATATCCCCAAGAATTCAAGACCGAAGCAGTCAAGCAGATCACTGAGCGCGGCCATAAGGTGGCCGATGTTTCAGCCCGACTAGGCGTAAGTCAGCACAGCCTTTATCAATGGATCAAGGCTCAAGGAACGCCTGCCCATGATCGGCCGGCACAGGTGTCACAAACCGAGGAGTTGCGACGACTGAAGGCTGAACTCAAGCGAGTCACAGAGGAGCGCGACATCCTAAAAAAGG GCCGCAGCGTACTTTGCCAAGCAGTCCGGGTGAAGTACGCATTCATCAAGCGCCATGAAGGTGAGTACAGCATTCGCCGACTGTGCAAGGTCATGGCTGTACACCCTAGCGGCTACTACGCCTGGAAGGCGCAACCGATGAGCCTTCGTGCAAAGGACGATCAACGTCTGTTGGGTCTTCTCAAGCATGCGTGGCTCGAGAGTGGTGGCGTCTATGGCTATCGCAAGCTGACCATGGACATGCGTGATTTGGGCGAGAGCTGCGGCAAGCATCGCGTGGCACGACTGCTCAAAATCGAGGGGCTGCGCTCACAGACGGGCTACAAACGCCGTGCAGGCATGCGTGGCGGCAAACCTGCCATCGTCGCGCCCAATCACTTGCAGCGCCGCTTCGCAGCGGCCGAGCCCAACCAAGCTTGGGTGACTGACATCACATACATCCGCACCCATGAAGGTTGGCTGTATCTGGCGGTGGTGGTTGACCTGTTCTCACGTCAGGTTGTTGGCTGGTCTATGGGCAGCCGCATCGATACTGGCTTGGTGCTCGATGCACTGTTGATGGCCTTGTGGCGTCGCAGGCCTAAGCTGCCTGTCATGGTGCATTCGGATCAGGGTAGTCAGTTTACAGGCCATGACTGGCAGGGCTTTCTGCGAGATCACAATCTGGTCTCCAGCATGAGTCGTCGCGGCAACTGTCACGACAACGCCGTGGCCGAGAGCTTCTTCCAGTTGCTCAAGCGCGAGCGTATTCGCCGCCAGATTTACCCGACGCGCGATGAGGCCAGGGCTGATGTCTTCAACTACATCGAGATGTTTTACAACCCGAAAAGGCGTCATGGCACCGCCGGAGATATCTCTCCGGTAGAGTTCGAAAGACGGCATTCCCAACGGCTCAACAGTGTCTAG
- a CDS encoding DUF4376 domain-containing protein — protein MYRFKSDYTGVIRASDGLFISFNDSDPNKPEFDAWAAAGNLPFPPEFTLEELQAQHADSPILPLDRALEWYEDSSVTAPQCVDGSWVRPTEVVDMRIPENLDMLKLRLTTKLAEVRWLREVGGTTLNGVALETDAVAQNKITGAYARATRSPNATVSWKGPDGFTVLSAAEIFAVGDAVFDHVQHCFERERVLSDQINAATTVSALLEIDLDTGWGAA, from the coding sequence ATGTACCGATTCAAATCTGACTACACAGGGGTCATCCGCGCGTCCGATGGCCTCTTTATTAGCTTCAACGACTCCGATCCAAACAAGCCGGAATTCGATGCGTGGGCAGCGGCTGGCAACCTGCCATTTCCGCCAGAATTCACACTGGAAGAACTGCAGGCCCAGCATGCGGATTCACCAATCCTGCCGCTCGACCGTGCGCTTGAGTGGTACGAAGATTCGAGCGTCACCGCGCCTCAGTGTGTCGACGGCTCGTGGGTGCGTCCGACCGAGGTCGTGGATATGCGGATTCCCGAAAATCTGGACATGCTCAAGCTGCGCCTGACAACAAAACTGGCCGAGGTCCGGTGGCTGCGCGAGGTAGGCGGCACGACACTGAACGGTGTTGCGCTCGAAACCGATGCTGTGGCGCAGAACAAAATCACTGGGGCATACGCTCGCGCAACGCGCTCCCCGAACGCCACCGTGTCTTGGAAAGGCCCCGACGGCTTTACCGTGCTCAGCGCGGCAGAAATCTTCGCCGTCGGCGATGCCGTGTTTGACCATGTACAGCACTGCTTCGAGCGAGAGCGCGTGCTGAGCGATCAAATCAACGCGGCGACCACCGTTTCTGCGCTGCTGGAAATCGACCTCGATACAGGCTGGGGTGCGGCATGA
- a CDS encoding DUF1983 domain-containing protein, whose translation MTNTIKRDTGAAKMPSFQRLNLQDKALANWVQSATEWMEVRSGSRGNDNERAVTVRELKEIAGSVTNLTQVLTKEPGEGEMGIDLGGGFTATVAVDKFAQSIIDSRLFKDLAKTLDDPTRFDHLASEIRDVLLQNIADEAAKRGAAIQDMQTIIQTNERSMAMVVRELTASVREASAGQRQLAAVWSDGQRAMATNVLQLQASLGKYYQDGTPGRAMLEQEMTVIAGYTEGLRAQYTLKVQAGGALAGFGIAAEESVDGKTSSAFIISADKFAIVMPSYSGGMMKTPRPEDVVFGVDNLGIYLQRNVYLKGNIRIDGSGIQLKDGMRGSVMLSASGSAWSDATARQAVWQALGNTGSAPNNNHLLVGDAVTITNDNGFAQTRHWMGTAWTIPAAVINGDLLVDGTVAARKVDTRGLTVRDNSGNVILDANGVDAAWVRNIKASGVSGLGALATKNDVQIGSTVKLPDGTVLGTGDFINRLSKITSNNISVFMDTAAIGTAYIGQAAVGTLQIGGAAVTAMNFGEGGALSVPGGGSRVGAQASIRLPANSSGAVVMGMAEVNAAGGDATITAYLRRNGTRFAYAGVSVRSLYTSQVIVIGHDKPVAEADYTYDIEIVSPTSGPGSNQPINVFHTVVTVTGGKR comes from the coding sequence ATGACCAACACCATCAAGCGGGACACCGGTGCGGCCAAGATGCCGAGTTTTCAGCGGCTGAATCTGCAGGACAAGGCGCTCGCCAACTGGGTGCAGTCGGCCACCGAATGGATGGAAGTGCGTTCGGGCTCGCGCGGCAACGACAACGAGCGGGCGGTGACGGTGCGCGAGCTCAAGGAGATTGCAGGGTCTGTCACGAATCTCACGCAGGTGCTGACCAAGGAACCGGGCGAGGGCGAGATGGGCATCGATCTGGGTGGCGGCTTCACTGCCACGGTGGCCGTGGACAAGTTCGCCCAGTCCATCATCGACTCGCGCCTGTTCAAGGACTTGGCCAAGACGCTGGACGACCCTACGCGTTTCGATCATCTGGCGTCCGAGATCCGCGACGTGCTGCTGCAGAACATCGCCGATGAGGCGGCCAAGCGCGGCGCTGCGATTCAGGACATGCAGACCATCATCCAGACCAACGAGCGATCGATGGCGATGGTGGTGCGAGAACTCACCGCCAGCGTGCGCGAGGCCTCGGCGGGCCAGCGACAACTCGCGGCGGTGTGGAGCGACGGGCAGCGAGCGATGGCCACCAACGTGCTGCAGCTCCAAGCATCGCTTGGCAAGTACTATCAGGACGGGACTCCGGGCCGCGCGATGCTCGAGCAGGAGATGACGGTGATCGCCGGGTACACGGAAGGCCTGCGCGCGCAGTACACCTTGAAGGTGCAGGCGGGCGGGGCGCTTGCGGGCTTTGGCATTGCCGCCGAAGAGAGCGTGGACGGCAAGACCAGCAGTGCCTTCATCATCTCGGCCGACAAATTCGCCATCGTCATGCCCAGCTATTCAGGCGGCATGATGAAAACGCCGCGGCCGGAAGATGTGGTGTTCGGCGTGGACAACCTCGGCATCTACCTGCAGCGCAACGTCTATTTGAAGGGCAACATCCGCATCGACGGTTCGGGCATCCAACTCAAGGACGGCATGCGCGGCTCGGTCATGTTGTCGGCCAGCGGCAGTGCGTGGAGCGACGCGACAGCGCGGCAAGCTGTCTGGCAGGCTCTTGGTAACACAGGGAGCGCGCCGAACAACAACCATCTGTTGGTCGGCGACGCGGTCACCATCACGAACGACAACGGGTTCGCCCAGACGCGTCACTGGATGGGCACGGCGTGGACCATTCCGGCAGCAGTGATCAATGGCGACCTGTTGGTGGACGGCACGGTGGCCGCGCGCAAGGTCGACACACGCGGGCTGACTGTGCGCGACAACTCCGGCAATGTCATCCTCGACGCCAACGGCGTAGATGCGGCATGGGTGCGGAACATCAAAGCATCCGGTGTGAGTGGTCTCGGCGCGCTGGCCACAAAGAACGACGTGCAGATTGGCAGCACGGTGAAGCTTCCGGATGGGACAGTGCTGGGCACGGGGGATTTCATCAACCGGCTCTCCAAGATCACCAGCAACAACATCAGCGTGTTCATGGATACGGCGGCCATCGGCACGGCGTACATCGGGCAGGCGGCCGTGGGCACGCTGCAGATCGGCGGCGCTGCGGTAACGGCGATGAACTTTGGTGAAGGCGGGGCGCTGTCAGTACCAGGTGGTGGTTCACGGGTGGGCGCGCAGGCATCCATTCGTCTGCCGGCGAACTCCAGCGGGGCTGTGGTCATGGGCATGGCTGAAGTGAATGCCGCCGGTGGTGATGCCACCATCACCGCCTACCTGCGCCGCAATGGCACACGCTTCGCATATGCAGGCGTATCCGTGCGGTCACTCTACACATCGCAGGTGATTGTGATCGGGCACGACAAACCTGTAGCCGAGGCGGACTACACCTACGACATCGAGATCGTGAGCCCAACATCCGGGCCGGGCTCGAATCAGCCAATCAATGTGTTTCACACGGTCGTGACCGTGACAGGAGGAAAGCGATGA
- a CDS encoding efflux transporter outer membrane subunit produces the protein MMEPNFLSSLLPRWRCAVVLSAPLMLSACMSLAPDYQQPPLPVQDNLEHAKSTAALSPDQQAALRVDAQNGPMAWQDFIGEPRLRELIRQALDNNRDLRVATLAIEKARAQYGIERAGLFPSVAATGTGNRTRTADDLTTAGRSNTTGQYSAQLGFTSYEIDFFGRVRNLNEVALQEFLRTGDSRRSVQLSLIAEIANAWLTLDADARRLALARETLRTRLESLQLTERSFELGAANGLTLAQTRTTVDSARVDVGTYTSQLARDRNALTLLVGDSVHESLLPASVAIAAATKTQPAPLGTGPRTSERLSSVQVLLPEPVAALLSVPQDLPSSVLLQRPDVQASERTLRGTYANIGAARAAFFPSITLTSFIGVGSNALSNLFDAGNGTWSFIPQIRLPIFDAGKNRSSLRVAEVARDSAVATYEKTVQTAFREVSDALADRATLDDRLNAQASMVDSTKKALELSDARYRLGADNYLSVLDAQRSLYTAQQTQITLQLAEQVNRITIYKVLGGQWGDGALERDDVSTTQLRSNVAN, from the coding sequence ATGATGGAACCGAATTTCTTGTCTTCCCTGCTCCCCCGCTGGCGGTGCGCGGTCGTTCTGAGCGCGCCACTGATGCTCTCGGCCTGCATGTCGCTGGCCCCTGACTACCAACAGCCGCCGCTGCCCGTGCAGGACAATCTGGAACACGCCAAATCCACCGCCGCGCTCTCGCCCGACCAACAAGCCGCCCTGCGTGTCGACGCGCAGAACGGCCCGATGGCCTGGCAGGATTTCATCGGCGAGCCGCGCCTGCGCGAACTGATCCGTCAGGCACTCGACAACAACCGCGACCTGCGTGTGGCCACCCTCGCCATCGAGAAAGCACGCGCGCAATACGGCATCGAACGCGCCGGTCTGTTCCCGTCCGTCGCAGCGACAGGCACAGGCAACCGCACGCGCACGGCCGACGATCTGACCACGGCGGGCCGCTCCAACACCACTGGGCAATACTCGGCACAACTCGGCTTCACCAGCTACGAAATCGACTTCTTCGGTCGCGTGCGCAATCTCAACGAAGTCGCGCTGCAGGAATTTCTGCGCACAGGCGACAGCCGCCGCAGCGTGCAACTCAGCCTGATCGCCGAAATCGCCAACGCCTGGCTCACGCTCGACGCCGACGCCCGCCGCCTGGCCCTAGCGCGCGAGACCTTGCGCACGCGCCTCGAATCGCTGCAACTCACCGAGCGCAGCTTTGAGCTCGGCGCAGCCAACGGCCTCACCTTGGCACAGACCCGCACCACCGTCGACTCGGCACGCGTCGATGTCGGCACCTACACATCGCAGCTCGCACGCGACCGCAACGCGCTGACATTGCTCGTGGGCGACTCCGTGCACGAATCGCTGCTGCCCGCCAGCGTCGCGATTGCAGCGGCCACCAAGACGCAGCCCGCACCACTGGGCACCGGCCCGCGCACATCGGAACGCCTGTCGTCCGTGCAAGTGCTGCTGCCCGAGCCCGTGGCGGCGCTGCTCTCCGTGCCGCAAGACCTGCCCTCATCCGTGCTGCTGCAACGCCCCGACGTGCAGGCCTCCGAACGCACCCTGCGCGGCACCTACGCCAACATCGGCGCAGCGCGCGCGGCATTTTTCCCGTCGATCACGCTCACCTCGTTCATCGGCGTGGGCAGCAACGCGCTGTCCAACCTGTTCGACGCAGGCAACGGCACCTGGTCGTTCATCCCGCAGATCCGCTTGCCGATCTTCGACGCCGGCAAAAACCGCTCCAGCCTGCGCGTGGCCGAAGTCGCCCGCGACTCCGCCGTCGCCACCTACGAAAAAACCGTGCAAACCGCCTTCCGCGAAGTCTCGGACGCCCTCGCCGACCGCGCCACACTGGACGACCGCCTCAACGCACAGGCATCCATGGTCGACTCCACCAAGAAAGCGCTGGAACTCTCCGACGCCCGCTACCGCCTCGGCGCGGACAACTATTTGTCCGTACTCGACGCCCAACGCTCGCTCTACACCGCACAACAAACCCAGATCACCCTGCAACTGGCCGAACAGGTCAACCGCATCACGATCTACAAGGTACTGGGCGGGCAATGGGGGGACGGCGCGCTGGAGCGGGACGATGTGAGCACCACGCAGCTACGATCAAACGTCGCCAACTGA
- a CDS encoding GNAT family N-acetyltransferase, with protein sequence MLIYDVDAVYAFLKERILGLMRTEGAVALGWQRGAALSAGVVFENHNGRTVWAHVAVDKPLSREFLRAFLAYPFRVCGVDSVRGYVLASNTKLRALARRLGAVEEARLLGAGPDGGDVVIWSLTNVLA encoded by the coding sequence ATGCTGATCTACGACGTTGATGCAGTCTACGCATTCCTCAAGGAGCGCATACTAGGGCTGATGCGCACCGAGGGTGCTGTGGCGCTTGGGTGGCAGCGGGGCGCAGCACTGTCGGCTGGTGTGGTGTTTGAGAACCACAACGGACGCACGGTCTGGGCGCATGTGGCCGTGGATAAACCACTGTCGCGAGAGTTCCTCCGCGCGTTCCTCGCATATCCGTTCCGGGTGTGCGGGGTGGATTCGGTGCGCGGCTATGTGCTTGCGTCGAACACTAAGCTGCGTGCTCTCGCGCGACGGCTGGGGGCGGTTGAGGAGGCGAGGCTGCTTGGAGCTGGACCGGATGGTGGGGATGTGGTGATCTGGTCTCTCACGAATGTGTTGGCATGA
- a CDS encoding efflux RND transporter permease subunit produces the protein MAQFFINRPVFAWVLSIVIMLAGAMSIWTLPLEQYPDIAPPRVTLNTIYTGASAETVENSVTQVIEQQLKGLDNLLYMSSISDSAGRSRTTLTFAPGTNIDVAQVQAQNKLQGAVNRLPDSVKSRGVFVNKGGNDYLVTYVFTSPDPSVTQVRIGDYLTSNVVDVIARVDGVGDVTVFGTNYAMRIWMDPALMEKYALMPSDLVAALNNQNVQVSAGQLGQLPATKGQMLNATITARSKLQTIDQFKDIVLKSAQDGSVVTVADVARVTLEGDNLTVKSILNGQPGAGLGIVLADGANAMKVAVDVQKKLDELSQYFPDGIQGVISSDSTPFVRASIKEVVHTLAEAMVLVTLVMFVFLQNFRATLIPAIAVPVVLLGTFGVLSLMGYSINMLTMFAMVLAIGLLVDDAIVVVENVERVMSEEGLSPKEATQKSMAEITPALVGIGLTLSAVFIPMAFFAGSVGVIYRQFSVTIVAAMALSVFVALTLTPALCATLLKPMPHGHHERPIRKGPLGLLDRFFRGFNHQFDSKANWYQGSVGKLLSRAGRVMVIFLLLVGVVAWLFHRLPTSFLPDEDQGFVSASITLPSGATDARLQDVMDEMTTYFRSIPEVDRVNAISGLNGNQNSGNMFVRLKPWDQRPLASQSAASIANKATKDLRKIRDARIFVMLPPAVRGLGSASGINFMLKDLNGLGHDALMHAKETMVNEARNMPSLLNMRTTNFDDTSELQVDIDDRKASALGLSMTDINSVLSSALGGNYVNDFIHFGRVKRVYIQADAPFRMLPQDILQWSVRNKNGEMVRFSSFATTSWTSGSPQLMRYNGSPALEMLANTPQGVSSGDAMKAVETIMQKMPNGIGIEWTGASLQERQSGSQAPLLYAVSILFVFLCLAALYESWSVPFSVMLAVPLGVIGALLATYTRGMSNDVYFQVGLLTTVGLASKNAILIVEFAVQLQERGIKIVDATLQAVRMRLRPILMTSLAFGFGVLPLAIGTGAGAAGRQAIGTAVLGGMVFSTLLGIFFVPVFFLVVRNLFARKKNPTAPAPNDTPHTAAP, from the coding sequence ATGGCTCAGTTCTTCATCAACCGCCCCGTTTTTGCGTGGGTGCTGTCCATCGTCATCATGCTCGCAGGCGCGATGTCCATCTGGACCTTGCCGCTTGAGCAGTACCCCGACATCGCGCCACCGCGCGTGACGCTGAACACGATCTACACCGGTGCCAGCGCCGAGACCGTGGAAAACTCGGTCACCCAGGTGATCGAGCAGCAGCTCAAGGGCCTCGACAACCTGCTCTACATGAGCTCGATCAGCGACTCCGCCGGTCGCTCGCGCACCACCCTCACCTTCGCGCCGGGCACCAACATCGACGTGGCGCAGGTGCAGGCCCAGAACAAGCTGCAGGGCGCGGTCAACCGTCTGCCCGATTCGGTCAAGAGCCGCGGCGTGTTCGTGAACAAGGGCGGCAACGACTACCTCGTCACCTATGTGTTCACCTCGCCCGACCCCAGCGTCACGCAAGTGCGCATCGGCGACTACCTCACCAGCAACGTGGTCGACGTGATCGCCCGCGTGGACGGCGTGGGCGACGTGACCGTCTTCGGCACCAACTACGCCATGCGGATCTGGATGGACCCGGCGCTGATGGAGAAGTACGCGCTCATGCCCTCCGATCTGGTTGCGGCGCTGAACAACCAGAACGTGCAGGTCTCTGCCGGTCAGCTCGGCCAGTTGCCCGCCACCAAGGGCCAGATGCTGAACGCCACGATCACTGCGCGCTCCAAGCTGCAGACGATCGACCAGTTCAAGGACATCGTCCTGAAGTCCGCACAGGACGGCTCGGTCGTGACGGTTGCCGATGTGGCCCGCGTCACGCTCGAAGGCGACAACCTCACGGTGAAATCCATCCTCAACGGCCAGCCCGGCGCGGGCTTGGGCATTGTGCTGGCCGATGGCGCGAACGCCATGAAGGTGGCCGTGGACGTACAAAAGAAGCTCGACGAGCTGTCGCAATATTTCCCCGACGGCATCCAGGGCGTGATCAGCTCGGACAGCACGCCGTTCGTGCGCGCCTCGATCAAGGAAGTGGTCCACACCCTGGCCGAAGCCATGGTGCTGGTGACGCTGGTGATGTTTGTGTTCCTGCAGAACTTCCGCGCCACGCTGATTCCCGCCATCGCGGTTCCGGTCGTGCTGCTGGGCACCTTCGGCGTGTTGTCGCTGATGGGCTACTCGATCAACATGCTGACCATGTTCGCCATGGTGCTGGCCATCGGCCTGCTGGTGGACGATGCCATCGTGGTGGTCGAAAACGTCGAACGCGTGATGAGCGAAGAAGGCCTCAGCCCCAAGGAGGCCACGCAGAAATCCATGGCGGAAATCACGCCCGCGCTGGTCGGCATCGGCCTCACGCTGTCGGCGGTGTTCATCCCCATGGCGTTTTTCGCGGGCTCGGTGGGCGTGATCTATCGCCAGTTCTCGGTCACCATCGTGGCCGCCATGGCACTGTCCGTTTTCGTCGCGCTCACGCTGACTCCGGCGCTGTGCGCCACGCTGCTCAAGCCCATGCCGCACGGTCACCACGAGCGCCCCATCCGCAAGGGTCCGCTCGGTCTGCTCGACCGCTTTTTCCGTGGCTTCAACCACCAGTTCGACAGCAAGGCCAACTGGTATCAGGGCTCGGTCGGCAAGCTGCTGAGCCGTGCGGGTCGCGTGATGGTGATCTTCCTGCTGCTGGTCGGTGTCGTGGCCTGGCTGTTCCACCGCCTGCCTACATCCTTCCTGCCCGATGAGGACCAGGGTTTCGTCTCCGCCAGCATCACCTTGCCTTCCGGTGCGACCGATGCGCGCCTGCAGGACGTGATGGACGAGATGACCACATACTTCCGCTCGATTCCCGAAGTCGATCGCGTGAACGCCATCTCCGGCCTGAACGGCAACCAGAACTCCGGCAACATGTTCGTGCGCCTGAAGCCTTGGGACCAGCGCCCGCTGGCCAGCCAGTCGGCCGCCAGCATCGCAAACAAAGCCACCAAGGATCTGCGCAAGATTCGTGACGCCCGCATCTTCGTGATGCTGCCGCCCGCCGTGCGCGGTCTGGGTTCGGCGTCCGGCATCAACTTCATGCTCAAGGACCTGAACGGCCTCGGCCACGACGCGCTGATGCATGCCAAGGAGACCATGGTCAACGAAGCGCGCAACATGCCTTCGCTGCTGAACATGCGCACGACCAATTTCGACGACACGTCCGAGCTGCAAGTCGACATCGACGACCGCAAGGCGTCGGCGCTGGGTCTGTCGATGACCGACATCAACAGCGTGCTCTCCAGCGCGCTGGGTGGCAACTACGTCAACGACTTCATCCACTTCGGCCGCGTCAAGCGCGTCTACATCCAGGCCGATGCGCCGTTCCGCATGCTGCCGCAGGACATCCTGCAATGGTCGGTACGCAACAAGAACGGCGAGATGGTGCGCTTCTCCTCCTTCGCCACCACCTCGTGGACCAGCGGCTCGCCGCAGCTCATGCGCTACAACGGCAGCCCCGCGCTCGAAATGCTGGCCAACACACCGCAGGGCGTGAGCTCGGGTGACGCCATGAAGGCCGTCGAAACCATCATGCAGAAGATGCCCAACGGCATCGGCATCGAATGGACCGGCGCGTCGCTGCAGGAGCGCCAGTCGGGCTCGCAGGCACCGCTGCTGTATGCCGTCTCGATTCTGTTCGTGTTCCTGTGCCTTGCCGCGCTGTACGAAAGCTGGAGCGTGCCGTTCTCGGTGATGCTGGCCGTGCCGCTGGGCGTGATCGGTGCGCTGCTCGCCACTTACACGCGCGGCATGTCCAACGACGTGTACTTCCAGGTGGGCCTGCTCACCACCGTCGGGCTGGCGTCGAAAAACGCGATTCTGATCGTCGAATTCGCCGTGCAGTTGCAGGAGCGCGGCATCAAGATCGTCGATGCCACGCTGCAGGCCGTTCGCATGCGTCTGCGCCCGATTCTGATGACCTCGCTGGCCTTCGGCTTCGGCGTGCTGCCGCTGGCCATCGGCACCGGCGCAGGTGCGGCAGGCCGCCAGGCCATCGGCACGGCCGTGCTTGGCGGCATGGTGTTTTCGACCTTGCTTGGCATCTTCTTCGTTCCGGTGTTCTTCCTCGTGGTGCGCAACCTGTTCGCCCGCAAGAAGAACCCAACGGCACCTGCCCCGAACGACACACCGCATACCGCAGCACCATGA
- a CDS encoding Ig-like domain-containing protein: MKAPADTVAWGGARISGDGSPEFQVNGAGAWVKEAIVSSNDQLTVRMTAGNKGTTGTATLTLHSGQTTGETTDTSTWGNGATVMQETNATFELTSNAVAQTITNPAASPTAPVYAPNGTFTVSATAGASTSPLSYSSQTTSICTVPDASKNIVTMQSAGDCTIAFDQAGDSTYAAAPQVTLTGTIAKAAQTLSFSSAAPTNAKVGDNYTATTNSGGSTSTGTLAVAGNCSLSVSTVIFDAAGSCTVTASQLGDANYLDATSVTQTIPIGKANQTLAFSSTAPTNAKVGGSYSVTTTSGKSTSLVTLAATGNCSLAGSTVSLDAYGSCSVTASQKGDANYLDAPDVTQTFSIAQSGSGVNIISTPNPSQPGQDVMFSVSVSLDSTKSLKSQNSLTKAVAVPTGTVTLTDSTTTLGTATLDASGNATLTVKSFTTVGTHSIVASYSGDANYPAFQSAAFTQTVSAAPVATPVPLFGELWEKLLLSLMVVSVSALCLLMRRAA, encoded by the coding sequence TTGAAAGCACCTGCAGACACTGTGGCATGGGGCGGTGCCCGTATCTCCGGTGATGGGAGCCCGGAGTTTCAGGTCAACGGTGCAGGCGCATGGGTGAAGGAAGCGATTGTCAGCAGCAACGACCAGCTCACCGTGCGCATGACGGCGGGCAACAAGGGAACCACTGGCACGGCCACGCTGACGCTGCATAGTGGGCAGACCACGGGAGAAACCACCGACACTAGCACATGGGGCAATGGTGCAACGGTCATGCAGGAAACCAACGCGACCTTCGAGCTGACCAGCAACGCAGTGGCGCAAACCATCACCAACCCTGCAGCAAGCCCAACGGCACCGGTCTATGCGCCCAATGGCACTTTCACCGTGTCTGCCACCGCAGGCGCTTCCACCAGCCCGCTGAGCTATTCCAGCCAGACGACCAGCATCTGCACGGTGCCGGACGCCTCAAAGAATATCGTCACCATGCAGAGCGCAGGCGACTGCACCATTGCCTTTGACCAAGCAGGAGACAGCACCTACGCTGCGGCCCCGCAAGTGACGTTGACGGGTACCATTGCCAAGGCCGCGCAGACGCTCAGCTTCTCATCTGCAGCGCCCACCAATGCCAAGGTAGGAGACAACTACACCGCAACCACCAACTCGGGCGGCTCCACCTCGACCGGCACCTTGGCGGTGGCAGGCAATTGCTCTTTGAGCGTGTCGACCGTCATCTTTGACGCCGCTGGCTCGTGCACGGTGACGGCCAGCCAGTTGGGAGATGCGAACTACCTGGATGCGACCTCTGTAACGCAGACCATCCCCATCGGCAAGGCCAATCAGACATTGGCCTTCAGCAGCACCGCACCCACCAATGCCAAGGTGGGAGGCAGCTACAGCGTGACCACCACATCGGGTAAATCGACTTCACTCGTCACGCTGGCGGCGACAGGCAACTGCTCCTTGGCCGGGTCGACGGTCAGCCTCGATGCTTATGGTTCATGCTCGGTGACGGCCAGCCAGAAAGGGGATGCGAACTATCTGGATGCGCCAGACGTGACGCAGACGTTCAGCATTGCCCAAAGCGGCTCGGGTGTGAACATCATCTCCACCCCCAACCCATCGCAGCCGGGGCAGGATGTGATGTTCAGCGTGTCCGTGTCGCTTGACTCCACCAAGAGCCTGAAGTCACAAAACAGCCTGACGAAGGCAGTTGCTGTGCCCACTGGTACTGTCACATTGACCGATAGCACCACAACGCTTGGCACTGCCACGCTGGATGCCAGCGGCAATGCCACGCTGACGGTGAAATCATTCACCACCGTTGGCACGCACAGCATTGTGGCGAGCTACAGCGGGGATGCGAACTATCCGGCATTCCAAAGCGCTGCATTCACACAGACGGTGAGCGCTGCGCCAGTGGCTACGCCCGTACCGCTGTTTGGCGAACTGTGGGAAAAGCTGTTGCTGTCGCTGATGGTGGTGAGTGTGTCTGCGCTGTGCCTGCTGATGCGCCGGGCTGCCTGA
- a CDS encoding tail fiber assembly protein → MNEPYIWAELEAVPDTDRTMKIARTTSSTGGASSPRSWVLVEGNVSPTTHYWNVEVQTPVRYPPNLGEGWSFDFAARKWVPDLNVLWAQVRRERDALLSACDWRVMPDAPTPPEILGDWLAYRRALRDITEQPDPLAIVWPCLPEFGVKAQG, encoded by the coding sequence ATGAATGAACCCTACATCTGGGCAGAACTTGAGGCGGTTCCTGACACCGATCGCACAATGAAGATTGCTCGCACAACATCCTCTACTGGCGGAGCGTCAAGTCCGCGGAGTTGGGTTTTGGTGGAGGGCAACGTGTCTCCAACGACGCATTACTGGAATGTGGAAGTACAAACTCCGGTCAGGTACCCGCCCAATCTGGGCGAGGGTTGGAGTTTTGATTTTGCCGCGCGCAAGTGGGTCCCTGACTTGAACGTGTTGTGGGCGCAGGTGCGGCGCGAGCGCGATGCACTGCTGTCAGCTTGTGACTGGCGTGTCATGCCTGATGCTCCGACGCCGCCTGAGATACTAGGCGATTGGCTTGCCTACCGCCGTGCGCTGCGCGACATCACCGAGCAGCCGGATCCGCTGGCTATCGTTTGGCCATGCTTGCCTGAATTCGGGGTCAAGGCACAGGGGTAA